One genomic window of Meleagris gallopavo isolate NT-WF06-2002-E0010 breed Aviagen turkey brand Nicholas breeding stock chromosome 22, Turkey_5.1, whole genome shotgun sequence includes the following:
- the SPINT4 gene encoding kunitz-type protease inhibitor 4, which produces MEQQACLLLLLLLLPISARSLPAPHVPGREEQMGTAKPGYCHHISEVESSLDQDCSSCHKNTSCSHCAGDADCPGATKCCPGKCGHTCQEPVLDFCYLPSVCGNCKALFIRFFYNASSQQCEEFIYGGCGGNRNNFETERECSQACSHLRSQPRQRGSPGPCPVGRRSPQPCSQPLTSQLRVPGNTSPPCTTPQPGQISLSPWLGGGGGHGGRAGAVACPGSMAQGCGACNNLAAPLCCALPGGVQPCQRPCSCQYKDGSLSRSGSCPSCPRSRIQPSQYSSCLHLNWFPFPVLPSSCRCDLVRS; this is translated from the exons ATGGAGCAGCAAGCctgtctcctcctcctcctcctcttgctCCCCATTTCTGCACGGTCACTCCCGGCCCCACACGTGCCTGGAAGAGAGGAGCAGATGGGGACAG CAAAGCCTGGGTATTGTCACCACATCTCGGAAGTGGAGAGCTCTCTGGACCAGGACTGCAGCTCGTGCCACAAGAACACCTCCTGCTCCCACTGTGCCGGCGACGCTGACTGTCCTGGTGCCACCAAGTGCTGCCCCGGCAAATGCGGCCACACGTGCCAGGAGCCAGTGCTCG ACTTCTGCTACCTGCCCTCGGTCTGCGGGAACTGCAAGGCGCTCTTCATCCGCTTCTTCTACAACGCGTCCAGCCAGCAGTGCGAGGAGTTCATTTACGGCGGCTGCGGTGGGAACAGGAACAACTTTGAGACCGAGCGGGAGTGCTCCCAGGCCTGCTCCCACCTGCGCTCCCAGCCACGCCAGCGGGGCTCCCCCGGCCCCTGCCCCGTGGGGAGACGCTCCCcgcagccctgctcccagcccctcACCTCTCAGCTCCGGGTGCCCGGTAACACCTCCCCGCCGTGCACAACCCCACAGCCTGGGCAGATATCCCTGTCCCCATGgctgggtggtggtggtggtcaTGGTGGCCGTGCTGGGGCCGTGGCTTGCCCGGGAAGCATGGCGCAGGGCTGCGGTGCCTGCAACAACCTGGCTgcccctctgtgctgtgccctgcCTGGAGGAGTCCAGCCCTGCCAGCGGCCGTGCAGCTGTCAATACAAGGACGGGTCATTGAGCAGGTCTGGCTCCTGTCCTTCCTGCCCCAGGTCTCGGATCCAGCCATCCCAGTACAGCTCCTGCTTACATCTAAATTGGTTTCCGTTCCC